From Geomonas agri, one genomic window encodes:
- a CDS encoding LysE family translocator: MVSLSQLALFAFTSTVLIFTPGPDIIYVMTRGVAQGRKAALAAAAGFALGNFAHTFFAIVGLSALITSSATAFACVRYAGAAYLMYIGYKMLKSRTSLVPDGAAGQLESRVIFRQSILANIMNPKVALFFLAFFPQFVDRGRGGVPMQMFILGTTFVVLTMLGFGVVALLSGEIGRWLNRSAGAGNRIGQGAGCILIGLGLRLAWPER; the protein is encoded by the coding sequence ATGGTTTCCCTTTCCCAACTGGCCCTGTTCGCTTTCACCTCCACCGTTCTCATCTTCACCCCCGGTCCCGACATCATCTACGTGATGACTCGCGGGGTAGCGCAGGGGCGGAAGGCGGCGCTGGCCGCCGCTGCCGGCTTTGCCCTGGGGAACTTCGCCCATACCTTCTTCGCCATCGTCGGTCTCTCCGCCCTGATCACCTCGTCGGCGACCGCGTTCGCCTGTGTCCGCTACGCCGGTGCAGCCTACCTGATGTACATCGGCTACAAGATGCTCAAAAGCCGCACCTCACTGGTCCCAGACGGCGCCGCGGGGCAACTTGAGAGCCGGGTAATCTTCCGGCAGAGCATCCTGGCCAACATCATGAACCCCAAGGTGGCGCTCTTCTTTCTCGCCTTCTTCCCGCAGTTCGTAGACCGGGGGCGCGGGGGCGTCCCCATGCAGATGTTCATCCTCGGCACCACCTTCGTCGTGCTCACCATGCTCGGCTTCGGGGTGGTCGCGCTTTTGTCCGGCGAAATCGGGCGTTGGCTCAACCGTAGCGCCGGCGCCGGGAACAGGATCGGGCAGGGTGCGGGATGCATCCTGATCGGCCTCGGGCTGCGTCTGGCCTGGCCCGAGCGGTAA
- a CDS encoding bifunctional folylpolyglutamate synthase/dihydrofolate synthase: MTYAETLAHIYALGRFGIKPGLDRITRLLAALGNPQDAFKAVHVVGTNGKGSTASFLCSILKAGGYRTGLFTSPHLISFTERIQVNGTEIGEADVVRFAEMVMAAAPEEATFFEIVTALAILHFAEAGVEIAVFEAGMGGRLDATNILPGVLCAIAPISLEHTDYLGKTIEDIAAEKAGICKPGAPILSARQDRDAQFIIEHQAAQLDAPLYRQGESFDAFWLDGLLNYRGIGVTLDALSCGLYGRYQSGNAALALASAELLRAVGFPVTPQAMIAGVANARWPGRMELFPGPPRLLLDGAHNPAGAAALADALADIPRGRLFLVVGVMADKELSGILAPLLPLADRVFAVAPALERALPAGELATYCFGAGVEAMEAGSVVQGIELARNLAQDDDLILVCGSLFTVGEARSHLKSRSFEPFRG; encoded by the coding sequence ATGACCTACGCCGAAACGCTTGCGCACATCTATGCCCTTGGCCGCTTCGGCATCAAGCCTGGGCTGGACAGGATCACCCGTCTGCTTGCCGCCCTGGGCAACCCGCAGGACGCCTTCAAGGCGGTCCACGTAGTCGGCACCAACGGCAAGGGGTCGACGGCCTCCTTCCTCTGCTCCATCCTTAAGGCCGGCGGCTACCGGACGGGACTGTTCACCTCGCCGCACCTGATCTCCTTCACCGAGCGCATCCAGGTCAACGGCACCGAGATAGGGGAGGCGGACGTGGTCCGCTTCGCCGAGATGGTGATGGCAGCCGCGCCAGAGGAAGCCACCTTTTTCGAGATTGTGACGGCGCTCGCCATCCTCCATTTCGCCGAAGCAGGCGTCGAGATCGCGGTCTTCGAGGCCGGTATGGGGGGGCGGCTCGACGCCACCAACATATTGCCGGGGGTGCTCTGCGCCATCGCGCCCATCTCCCTGGAACATACCGATTATCTTGGTAAAACTATCGAGGATATCGCGGCGGAGAAGGCTGGGATCTGCAAGCCAGGTGCGCCCATTCTCTCGGCACGGCAGGACCGCGACGCGCAGTTCATCATCGAGCACCAGGCGGCCCAACTCGATGCGCCGCTGTACCGTCAGGGGGAGTCTTTCGACGCCTTCTGGCTGGACGGCCTGCTCAACTACCGCGGCATCGGCGTCACGCTAGACGCACTTTCCTGCGGTCTGTACGGTCGCTACCAAAGCGGCAACGCGGCGCTTGCCCTCGCCTCGGCGGAACTCTTGCGGGCGGTGGGGTTCCCGGTAACACCCCAGGCGATGATAGCCGGCGTGGCCAACGCCCGCTGGCCGGGCCGGATGGAACTCTTTCCCGGGCCGCCGCGCCTTTTGCTCGATGGTGCGCACAATCCGGCAGGCGCGGCCGCGCTGGCCGATGCGCTCGCCGATATCCCGCGCGGGCGGCTCTTCCTCGTGGTCGGCGTAATGGCCGACAAGGAGCTCTCCGGGATACTGGCACCGCTTTTGCCGCTGGCCGACCGCGTCTTTGCTGTCGCCCCGGCCCTGGAGCGGGCCCTCCCTGCGGGGGAGCTGGCCACCTACTGTTTCGGTGCCGGGGTGGAGGCGATGGAGGCGGGAAGCGTGGTGCAGGGGATCGAGCTGGCGCGCAACCTGGCCCAGGACGACGACCTGATCCTGGTCTGCGGCTCCCTGTTCACCGTGGGTGAGGCGCGCAGCCACCTCAAGTCACGTAGCTTCGAGCCGTTTCGAGGTTAA
- a CDS encoding methyl-accepting chemotaxis protein has protein sequence MKDLTLRTRLIGSFLIMALLVAFTGGFGALNIKRVGGQIQNILEQLAKQQKLVLLMGVTQKYCHVSLMQAALVPNDPEKLQEYIDDYQMKRDTLLSQAQIILEGNKKLGVLPVAKGSVVEKRTRQFLVSWAEFEKVADELVARKQALMKGVPPGVMSQAAKDALADQRLNQLANEEIATANDKAKEDLDDILVEVGNRMTDANKQVTEIQQSAGITFAAVILVAVALAILLGLLITRNIVSRLSVMGAAVNSGSEGDLTARVEMGIHDEIGKLGSDFNEMVGKLSGMIGKVSRSSNELAGISDTMAKASHSVVGSAKTQAESVSKTSAAIVQINTSVKGVAQGVDSLSISASESSSSILEMASSVEEVVQNMENLALSVNEVSSSIVEMGASIKQVGNGVVSLMEVSTATASSVMEMDSSIKQVERNANETAAISKAVRIDAETGREAVDAVINGMQEIKRASLITSEVITTLSERAADIGDILSVIDEVAEQTNLLALNAAIIAAQAGEHGKGFAVVADEIKELSERTSSSTREISLVIRGVQEETQRAVDAIDQAERSIADGELLSQKSGEALTKIVVGVTEATAQVSEIARTTVEQAKGSQMIREAMEQVSEMVAQIAKATREQGQGSELIMGAVENMKSLTSQVLSSTREQNKVGNLIAQSTESITEMIRHIKRACDEQTRGSEQIVMSVEDIQQATDANLEATRVMDEAVYKLFRQTEMLKQEMDAFKI, from the coding sequence ATGAAAGACCTGACCTTGCGTACCCGCCTGATCGGGTCCTTCCTGATCATGGCCTTGTTGGTCGCCTTCACCGGCGGTTTCGGTGCCCTTAACATCAAGAGGGTCGGCGGCCAGATCCAGAACATCCTCGAGCAGCTCGCCAAACAGCAAAAGCTGGTGCTCCTCATGGGAGTGACCCAGAAGTACTGCCACGTGAGCCTGATGCAGGCCGCCCTGGTCCCCAACGACCCGGAGAAGCTCCAGGAGTACATCGACGACTACCAGATGAAGCGGGACACCCTGCTTAGTCAGGCCCAGATCATCCTGGAAGGGAACAAGAAGCTGGGCGTGCTCCCGGTGGCCAAGGGAAGCGTGGTCGAGAAGAGGACCCGCCAGTTCCTGGTGAGCTGGGCCGAGTTCGAGAAGGTGGCTGACGAGCTGGTTGCGCGCAAACAAGCGCTCATGAAAGGGGTTCCCCCCGGGGTGATGAGCCAGGCGGCCAAGGACGCCCTGGCCGACCAGCGGCTGAACCAGCTCGCCAACGAGGAGATTGCCACCGCCAACGACAAGGCCAAGGAGGACCTGGACGATATCCTGGTCGAAGTTGGCAACCGGATGACGGATGCCAACAAGCAGGTCACCGAGATTCAGCAGTCCGCGGGGATCACCTTCGCCGCGGTGATCCTGGTGGCAGTGGCCCTGGCGATCCTGCTCGGCCTGCTCATCACGCGCAACATCGTGTCCCGCCTCTCGGTGATGGGAGCGGCGGTCAACAGCGGCTCCGAAGGGGATCTCACTGCGCGGGTCGAGATGGGGATCCACGACGAGATCGGCAAGCTGGGAAGCGACTTCAACGAGATGGTGGGCAAGCTCTCCGGGATGATCGGCAAGGTTTCCCGCTCCTCCAACGAGCTGGCCGGCATTTCCGACACCATGGCCAAGGCCTCCCACTCGGTGGTCGGCTCCGCCAAGACCCAGGCCGAGAGCGTCTCCAAGACCTCCGCTGCCATCGTGCAGATCAATACCTCGGTGAAGGGAGTGGCCCAGGGGGTCGATTCCCTCTCCATTTCCGCCTCCGAAAGCTCTTCTTCCATCCTGGAGATGGCCTCCAGCGTCGAAGAGGTGGTGCAAAACATGGAGAACCTGGCCCTGTCGGTGAACGAGGTGAGTTCCTCCATCGTCGAAATGGGCGCCTCCATCAAGCAGGTCGGCAACGGCGTGGTGAGCCTCATGGAGGTTTCTACCGCCACCGCCTCTTCCGTCATGGAGATGGACAGCTCCATCAAGCAGGTGGAAAGAAACGCCAACGAGACCGCCGCCATCTCCAAGGCGGTACGCATCGACGCCGAGACCGGGCGTGAGGCGGTCGACGCCGTCATCAACGGCATGCAGGAGATCAAGCGCGCCTCCCTTATTACCAGCGAGGTCATCACCACTCTCTCCGAGCGCGCCGCCGATATCGGCGACATCCTCTCGGTGATCGACGAGGTGGCAGAGCAGACCAACCTGCTCGCTCTGAACGCCGCCATCATCGCCGCCCAGGCCGGCGAGCACGGCAAGGGCTTTGCCGTGGTCGCGGACGAAATCAAGGAACTTTCCGAGCGCACCTCCAGCTCAACCCGCGAGATTTCCCTGGTGATCCGTGGCGTGCAGGAAGAGACCCAGCGCGCCGTCGATGCCATCGACCAGGCCGAGCGTTCCATCGCCGACGGCGAACTGTTGTCACAGAAATCTGGCGAGGCGCTCACCAAGATAGTGGTCGGCGTTACCGAGGCCACCGCCCAGGTGAGCGAGATCGCGCGTACCACGGTCGAGCAGGCCAAGGGAAGCCAGATGATCCGCGAGGCGATGGAGCAGGTCTCCGAGATGGTGGCCCAGATCGCCAAGGCGACCCGGGAGCAGGGTCAGGGAAGCGAGCTGATCATGGGTGCGGTCGAGAACATGAAGAGCCTGACCTCCCAGGTGCTCTCCTCCACCCGCGAGCAGAACAAGGTGGGGAACCTGATCGCCCAGTCCACCGAGAGCATCACCGAGATGATTCGCCACATCAAGCGCGCCTGCGACGAGCAGACCCGCGGCTCCGAGCAGATCGTCATGTCGGTCGAGGACATCCAGCAGGCCACCGACGCCAACCTCGAGGCGACCCGCGTCATGGACGAGGCAGTCTACAAGCTCTTCCGCCAGACCGAGATGCTGAAGCAGGAGATGGACGCGTTCAAGATCTAG
- the trpA gene encoding tryptophan synthase subunit alpha, which yields MSRISDKFAALKGRGEKALVTFVTAGDPDLASTEKVVLALEQAGADLIELGVPFSDPMADGPTIQLSSDRALAAGTTLPGILELVTRLRTRTQVPIVLMGYFNPIFTYGAERFACDAAKAGVDALLVVDLPPEEAPELKEHTDRCGLDLIFLLTPTSDASRVESVARQGSGFIYYVSVTGVTGARTAVADTLADRVTEVRNALDLPLVVGFGISTPEQAGQVAKVADGVVVGSALVKYFEKYQGEELLREVSAFVSALKQGVLQGA from the coding sequence ATGAGCAGGATTTCCGATAAATTCGCAGCACTGAAAGGGCGCGGGGAAAAGGCGCTGGTGACCTTCGTCACCGCGGGTGACCCCGACCTCGCCAGCACCGAAAAGGTCGTGCTGGCACTGGAGCAGGCCGGCGCCGACCTGATCGAGCTGGGGGTTCCCTTCTCCGATCCCATGGCCGACGGGCCGACCATCCAGCTCTCTTCGGATCGCGCACTGGCAGCGGGTACCACGCTCCCCGGGATCCTGGAACTGGTGACCCGGCTCAGGACCCGGACCCAGGTCCCCATCGTCCTCATGGGGTACTTCAATCCCATCTTCACCTACGGCGCCGAGCGCTTCGCCTGCGACGCCGCCAAGGCCGGCGTGGATGCCCTGCTGGTGGTAGATCTTCCCCCCGAGGAGGCGCCCGAACTCAAAGAGCATACCGACCGCTGCGGCCTGGACTTGATCTTCCTCCTTACCCCCACCTCCGACGCCTCGCGTGTCGAGTCTGTGGCCCGCCAAGGCTCGGGCTTCATCTACTACGTCTCCGTCACCGGCGTCACCGGCGCGAGGACCGCTGTTGCCGATACCCTTGCCGACCGCGTCACCGAGGTGCGCAACGCGCTGGATCTTCCCCTCGTGGTCGGCTTCGGCATCTCCACACCGGAGCAAGCGGGCCAGGTGGCCAAGGTCGCCGACGGCGTGGTGGTGGGGAGCGCTCTGGTCAAGTATTTCGAGAAGTACCAGGGCGAGGAACTGCTGCGTGAGGTCTCTGCTTTCGTCTCCGCTTTAAAACAAGGGGTGCTGCAGGGAGCGTAG
- the accD gene encoding acetyl-CoA carboxylase, carboxyltransferase subunit beta — MAWFKRDNPPMAKAGEHKVKVPEGLWTKCVSCNETIYTKDIESNLNVCPKCGHHYRISTKKRIELLIDEGTFTEFDAGMVSVDFLEFKDSKSYQDRIDQALAKGGSKDAIVCGSGKIEGTPVQICVFDFSFMGGSMGSVVGEKITRGIERALEQKTPCIIISASGGARMQESILSLMQMAKTSAALAKLREAGLPFVSILTDPTTGGVTASFAMLGDINMAEPKALIGFAGPRVIEQTIRQKLPQGFQRSEYLLDHGMVDVIVERGKMKAQLSSILKMLYRN, encoded by the coding sequence ATGGCTTGGTTCAAAAGGGATAATCCGCCGATGGCGAAGGCTGGGGAGCACAAGGTAAAGGTTCCGGAAGGGCTTTGGACGAAGTGCGTCAGCTGCAACGAGACCATCTATACGAAGGACATCGAGAGCAACCTTAACGTCTGCCCGAAGTGCGGCCATCACTACCGCATCTCCACCAAGAAGAGGATCGAACTCCTCATCGACGAGGGGACCTTCACCGAGTTCGACGCGGGCATGGTGTCGGTTGACTTCCTCGAGTTCAAGGACAGCAAGAGCTACCAGGACCGCATCGACCAGGCGCTGGCCAAGGGTGGCAGCAAGGACGCCATCGTCTGCGGGTCGGGCAAGATCGAAGGGACCCCGGTGCAGATCTGCGTCTTCGACTTCTCCTTCATGGGCGGCTCCATGGGGAGCGTGGTCGGCGAGAAGATCACCCGCGGCATCGAGCGCGCCTTGGAGCAGAAGACCCCGTGCATCATCATCTCCGCCTCCGGCGGCGCCAGGATGCAGGAGAGCATCCTCTCGCTCATGCAGATGGCCAAGACCTCCGCGGCGCTGGCCAAGTTGCGCGAAGCGGGGCTCCCCTTCGTCTCTATCCTGACCGACCCGACCACCGGTGGCGTCACCGCGAGCTTCGCGATGCTGGGCGACATCAACATGGCCGAGCCCAAGGCGCTGATCGGGTTCGCCGGTCCCCGCGTCATCGAGCAGACCATCCGCCAGAAGCTCCCGCAGGGCTTCCAGCGTTCGGAGTACCTGCTCGACCACGGCATGGTGGATGTCATTGTTGAGCGCGGCAAGATGAAGGCGCAGCTCTCCAGCATTCTCAAGATGCTCTACAGAAACTAA
- the rfbB gene encoding dTDP-glucose 4,6-dehydratase, whose amino-acid sequence MQDVFTPTSLLVTGGAGFIGSNFINHFMAGNPDCRVINLDLLTYAGNLKNLTAVEGNANYRFVKGDICDAELVARLLAEEKVDAVAHFAAESHVDRSITGPDIFVKTNVLGTQTLLEASRLHAEKLPAFRFLQVSTDEVYGSLGAEGYFTEETPLAPNSPYSASKAGADLLVRAYFETFGLPTLNTRCSNNYGPYHFPEKLIPLMIHNILKKRSLPVYGDGLNVRDWLHVKDHSAAIERVLKQGKPGEIFNVGGNNEWKNIDIVKLVCDLMDERLGRTAGESRELITFVKDRKGHDRRYAIDATKLKRELSWEPSYTFERGIAETIDWYLANQGWVEEVVSGAYREYYEMQYGAA is encoded by the coding sequence ATGCAGGATGTGTTCACACCCACCTCGTTACTGGTGACCGGCGGGGCCGGGTTCATCGGGTCCAACTTCATCAACCACTTCATGGCGGGCAACCCGGATTGCCGGGTGATCAACCTGGACCTTTTGACCTACGCCGGCAACCTGAAGAACCTGACCGCGGTGGAGGGCAACGCCAACTACCGCTTCGTGAAGGGTGACATCTGCGACGCCGAATTGGTGGCGCGCCTGCTCGCCGAGGAGAAGGTCGATGCCGTGGCGCATTTCGCCGCCGAATCGCACGTGGACCGCTCCATCACCGGCCCAGACATCTTCGTGAAAACCAACGTGCTCGGGACGCAGACCCTCCTGGAGGCGAGCCGGCTGCACGCCGAGAAGCTTCCCGCCTTCCGCTTCCTGCAGGTTTCCACCGACGAGGTGTACGGCAGCCTCGGTGCCGAGGGGTACTTCACCGAGGAGACGCCGCTGGCGCCGAACTCCCCGTATTCCGCGAGCAAGGCCGGGGCGGACCTGCTGGTGCGTGCCTACTTCGAGACCTTCGGTCTGCCGACCCTGAACACCCGCTGCTCCAACAACTACGGCCCCTACCATTTCCCGGAGAAGCTGATCCCGCTCATGATTCACAACATCCTCAAGAAGCGCTCCCTGCCGGTGTACGGCGACGGCCTCAACGTGCGCGACTGGTTGCACGTGAAGGATCACTCCGCCGCCATCGAGCGGGTGCTCAAGCAGGGTAAGCCGGGGGAGATCTTCAACGTGGGTGGCAACAACGAGTGGAAGAACATCGATATCGTGAAGCTCGTCTGCGACTTGATGGACGAGCGTCTCGGGCGCACCGCGGGGGAGAGCCGTGAGCTGATCACCTTCGTCAAGGACCGCAAGGGGCACGACCGGCGCTATGCCATCGACGCCACCAAGCTGAAGCGTGAACTGTCCTGGGAGCCGAGCTACACCTTCGAGCGCGGCATCGCCGAGACCATCGATTGGTACCTCGCCAACCAGGGGTGGGTCGAAGAGGTGGTGAGCGGCGCCTACCGGGAATACTACGAGATGCAGTACGGAGCGGCGTGA
- a CDS encoding LPS-assembly protein LptD: MKPAKALWLVTYLLLSATLAHGKDKAMSFTKAPPVEKSSDKTGTSDKIVLPAKDVTLKADSLFLDPETDSYNAEGKVQILQGDASLLADSVIYRRLTGDALAKGDVLLEREGDTMKGDQLSLNLITQKGELLNGELFIKKSNFRLRAPRLMKTGDDDYRIERGVFTTCDGEHPSWRFEAKKVDVTLEEYATARNAVFYVDDIPLFYTPYLIFPANTERQSGLMIPKLGYSSKKGFYLDQPYYWAIDPSQEATFDLDLESSRGVGAGVDYQYLRPNDSQGRLRAFGIYDTNESKFRGELQQKHLELLTPELTLASTVHMVSDRKYYLDYGEFSGEYNRQLLESSVSFDRRWQRYGLFGALTYDQDLEAPNNRATLQRLPTFGFIAAGEKVGPVFFSMDSSLTSFEHAVGPTGQRLVLHPRVSYYAKPAGIVDFSLFGAFQQRLYNAHGDTPENGWRQIGQADGGGALSLPLERIYDNGTLRHLLVPSLQYNYVQRRSDQDLPFYDYGDRVLGQNIAYWSVANTFTRKYVREGIPDEYRDILYLKLSQGYQFSGQRRDLLTLVDEGNRLTDLMLESVITPVQDLSLLVDGRYNTTDNVLSTANLGLQVKGEGRTQASVTYRHSRDELDYLGAGVTFPLTSQLTADVLGRYSFDRGGFLESRYAVEYRQQCWSVILAYSDRVSSHQVSGEKQFTVNFSLAGLGALGPIQTF; the protein is encoded by the coding sequence ATGAAACCTGCAAAAGCCTTGTGGCTTGTTACATACCTGCTGTTGTCAGCGACCCTTGCCCACGGCAAGGACAAGGCGATGTCTTTCACGAAGGCGCCCCCTGTCGAGAAGTCTTCGGACAAAACGGGCACATCGGACAAGATAGTCCTGCCTGCCAAGGATGTGACGCTCAAGGCAGATTCCCTTTTCCTGGATCCAGAGACCGACAGCTACAATGCCGAAGGTAAGGTCCAGATCCTGCAGGGCGATGCTTCCCTGCTCGCGGATAGCGTCATTTACCGTCGTCTGACCGGCGATGCCCTTGCCAAGGGAGACGTGCTGCTGGAGCGGGAAGGGGACACCATGAAGGGGGACCAGCTTTCCCTGAACCTGATCACCCAGAAAGGTGAACTCCTGAACGGAGAACTCTTCATAAAGAAATCCAATTTCCGGCTGCGTGCCCCGCGCCTGATGAAGACCGGCGACGACGACTACCGGATCGAGCGCGGTGTCTTCACCACCTGCGACGGGGAGCATCCGAGCTGGCGCTTTGAGGCGAAGAAGGTCGACGTCACCCTGGAGGAGTACGCCACCGCGAGAAACGCCGTCTTCTACGTCGACGACATCCCGCTCTTTTATACCCCGTACCTGATCTTTCCTGCCAACACGGAACGACAGTCGGGTCTCATGATCCCCAAGCTCGGCTACTCCTCGAAGAAGGGGTTCTACCTGGACCAGCCCTACTACTGGGCCATCGACCCCAGCCAGGAAGCCACCTTCGACCTCGACCTGGAGAGTTCCCGCGGTGTCGGGGCCGGCGTAGACTACCAGTACCTGCGCCCCAACGACAGCCAGGGGCGCCTGCGTGCCTTCGGCATCTACGACACCAACGAGTCGAAGTTCCGCGGCGAACTGCAGCAAAAGCACCTGGAACTGCTGACGCCTGAACTGACCCTCGCCTCCACCGTCCACATGGTTTCGGACCGCAAGTACTACCTCGATTACGGCGAGTTCTCCGGCGAGTACAACCGGCAGCTGCTGGAGTCGTCGGTCTCCTTTGACCGGCGCTGGCAGCGCTATGGCCTGTTCGGTGCGCTGACCTACGACCAGGACCTGGAGGCACCTAACAACCGCGCCACGCTGCAGCGCCTCCCCACCTTCGGCTTCATTGCCGCCGGTGAGAAGGTCGGGCCGGTCTTTTTCTCCATGGATTCCAGCCTGACCAGCTTCGAGCACGCCGTGGGGCCGACCGGGCAGCGCCTGGTGCTGCACCCCCGGGTCAGCTACTACGCCAAGCCCGCCGGGATCGTCGACTTCTCCCTGTTCGGCGCGTTCCAGCAGCGCCTGTACAACGCGCACGGGGACACCCCCGAGAACGGCTGGCGCCAGATCGGCCAGGCCGACGGCGGTGGCGCCCTGTCGCTGCCCCTGGAGCGGATCTACGACAACGGCACCCTGCGGCACCTGCTGGTCCCTTCGCTGCAGTACAACTACGTGCAGCGGCGCAGCGATCAGGACCTCCCCTTCTACGACTACGGCGACCGGGTGCTGGGGCAGAACATCGCCTACTGGTCCGTCGCCAATACCTTCACCCGCAAGTACGTGCGTGAAGGGATCCCCGACGAGTATCGCGACATCCTGTACCTGAAGCTTTCCCAGGGGTACCAGTTTTCCGGACAGCGCCGCGACCTGCTCACCCTGGTGGACGAGGGGAACCGCCTCACCGACTTGATGCTGGAGAGCGTGATCACCCCGGTGCAGGACCTTTCCCTGCTCGTCGACGGGCGTTACAACACCACCGACAACGTCCTTTCCACCGCCAACCTCGGACTGCAGGTCAAGGGGGAAGGGCGCACCCAGGCCAGCGTCACCTACCGGCACAGCCGCGACGAGCTCGACTACCTCGGTGCCGGTGTCACCTTCCCGCTCACCAGCCAGCTCACCGCTGACGTCCTGGGGCGCTACTCCTTCGACCGGGGAGGCTTCCTCGAATCGCGCTACGCAGTGGAGTACCGGCAGCAGTGCTGGAGCGTGATCCTCGCCTACTCGGACCGGGTCAGCAGCCACCAGGTCAGCGGCGAGAAGCAGTTCACCGTCAATTTCTCCCTGGCCGGACTGGGAGCGCTCGGTCCGATTCAGACTTTCTAG
- a CDS encoding cytochrome C, whose amino-acid sequence MKKLLVTMLLIAATAATAHAGLKVIGKGDAMRLDPSGFPPAMKANYEIVRVKCVKCHTLERTIVAIQTGVAPISGQPFDRNATKAYGIKMLRKPDSNMSKAEVKASVDLMNYLLAEAEK is encoded by the coding sequence ATGAAAAAACTCCTGGTTACCATGCTTCTTATCGCAGCAACCGCTGCCACCGCCCATGCCGGGCTCAAGGTCATCGGCAAAGGTGATGCCATGCGTCTCGACCCCTCCGGGTTTCCGCCGGCCATGAAGGCCAACTACGAGATCGTCAGGGTCAAGTGCGTGAAATGTCATACCCTGGAGCGCACCATCGTTGCCATTCAGACCGGTGTCGCCCCCATCTCCGGCCAGCCTTTCGACCGCAACGCGACCAAGGCCTACGGCATCAAGATGCTCAGAAAGCCCGACTCCAACATGAGCAAGGCCGAAGTGAAGGCCTCCGTGGACCTGATGAACTACCTCCTCGCTGAAGCGGAGAAGTAA
- a CDS encoding cytochrome C: protein MFLKKYTVAVMFLLGISCAPLLAPGTANAIPAFSRQHKTECSTCHTIYPELNEFGDAFLKNGYVYPHKKEAAKGATQGAEPGNEWSFISGLPQQIPLSLTATADLAYDEHAADGNKLDLSTRSITLQAGGSFRDLFGFFATYNLYSQGMQRSSSLVNPANNTNVPPGNDPDLDELFLVWRQAFGSPVNMKVGRFEPKLSLWKKSNRILPVPSFASTTYRVGLSPFSSDATEDGVELNALLGNRLFVAGGVVDRNGQDREDGYGHISLKIGGTDLKGQEPEVDLEKDSIWDYLSVTLGGFGYWGQNGEFNANGVAQNLNNFRRIGAEADILYKRLHLKGSGSFGHDTNVGFMSAAVDSRAYTLEGEYYLGAPVNVVPVFRYEYLNTGDGTVKRLTPAIAYTPLQNVRMSIEYTHSIAPEGTGNIAFASIAFSM, encoded by the coding sequence ATGTTTCTGAAAAAGTATACTGTAGCGGTCATGTTCCTTCTCGGTATCTCCTGTGCGCCCCTGCTGGCCCCGGGCACGGCAAACGCCATCCCGGCCTTCAGTCGGCAGCACAAGACTGAATGTTCCACCTGTCACACTATTTACCCCGAGCTCAACGAATTCGGCGACGCCTTCCTGAAAAACGGGTACGTGTACCCCCACAAGAAGGAAGCGGCGAAAGGGGCAACCCAAGGTGCCGAGCCGGGCAACGAGTGGTCCTTCATCTCTGGCTTGCCCCAGCAGATACCGCTGTCGCTTACCGCGACCGCTGACCTTGCCTATGACGAGCATGCCGCCGACGGCAACAAGCTCGATCTTTCCACCAGGTCGATTACCTTGCAGGCCGGCGGCTCCTTCCGCGACCTGTTTGGTTTCTTCGCCACCTACAACCTCTACTCCCAGGGGATGCAGCGGTCTTCGTCGCTCGTCAATCCTGCTAACAACACCAACGTTCCCCCCGGCAACGACCCCGATCTGGACGAGTTGTTCCTGGTCTGGCGCCAGGCCTTCGGTTCCCCGGTCAACATGAAGGTGGGTCGCTTCGAGCCGAAACTTTCGCTGTGGAAAAAGAGCAACCGCATCCTGCCGGTTCCTTCCTTTGCGTCCACCACCTACCGCGTCGGCCTCTCCCCTTTCAGCAGCGATGCCACCGAGGACGGGGTGGAGCTGAACGCCCTGCTGGGTAACCGCCTCTTTGTCGCCGGTGGCGTTGTGGATCGCAACGGCCAGGATCGGGAAGACGGCTACGGGCACATCTCCTTGAAGATCGGCGGCACCGACCTGAAGGGCCAGGAGCCCGAAGTCGACCTAGAGAAGGACAGCATCTGGGATTACCTGAGCGTTACCCTGGGGGGCTTCGGCTACTGGGGGCAAAACGGCGAGTTCAACGCCAACGGCGTCGCGCAGAACTTGAACAACTTCCGCCGTATCGGCGCCGAGGCCGACATTCTATACAAGCGGCTGCACCTCAAGGGGAGCGGCAGCTTCGGTCATGATACCAATGTTGGATTCATGAGCGCGGCAGTCGACAGCAGGGCCTACACCCTGGAGGGCGAGTACTACCTGGGCGCACCGGTGAACGTCGTTCCGGTGTTCCGTTACGAATACCTGAACACCGGCGACGGCACCGTCAAGCGCCTGACCCCCGCCATCGCCTACACTCCGCTGCAGAACGTGCGGATGTCCATTGAATACACTCACAGCATTGCCCCGGAAGGAACCGGCAACATAGCCTTTGCTTCTATCGCCTTCAGCATGTAA